The Neodiprion fabricii isolate iyNeoFabr1 chromosome 4, iyNeoFabr1.1, whole genome shotgun sequence genome window below encodes:
- the LOC124180311 gene encoding neogenin isoform X2, whose protein sequence is MELRVTLISLALLTFVGQAIGRHGLQLLVEPQDVVVEQGAEARLDCVPNQSLGTPTIQWRTDDGQPISFIGDSYRSQLENGSLYISSVYAGNPELTGGYQCLASIDEVGAIVSRIATIRLASLPGFEREPQDTMVYPGQVAYLSCVLPLSASPLKIQWLKDEHPFSLDESRMTILPSGALEIDHAQPQDVGSYRCNASGIGQHRLSNKAQLNLLTSDIDQGLTAPVFVAKPSEHVAIEGTTITLECAANGNPKPTILWLKDGIAVDLAPLDSRYRKVAASSLMITDIKEIDHGSYQCRAENVVDALDAVADVTVQVPPRFIKKPEDRIANEDQDLELECEIYGKPEPKVTWLKNGEKITPSAYWQLVNGYNLRINGLLQLDAGIFQCIGVNPAGSVQASARLFINQPRKVEKRKPSNPKHPPKKNLHRQLYNNTWQHPDTLLGETLSAYTPNSEISISPSDDPADILGIISNPKFPLIPEPNFIDETDTLDLIEGSAPSAPRDLNAVLISTRFVTLRWREPENINGDIQTYHVYYKQEGSPRERVVNTSQNRLEGVIQGLQPSTKYQFRVVARNERGVGASSSILHVTTQSEADVPGPPLNLLGQAISSNSIDLTWEEPYVTNGRVIKYLITYIEGESEGKTNETVETRYRLLNLTPFTEYNFWVQAVNENGPGASTNEITVRTLSAPPTQSPYNVTLEAANSTSIIIRWEPPLEGKNGVITGYQIRYRQKGRKHWTPTTTQGNQKMYQLNGLEKHVIYQLKICALNVNGTGPWSDVMDIEPYERDLDESKVPNSPTNLKTKPMSDSIFVSWSPPKDQNIKVRGYTLGWGKGFPDNYTKKLDSKQRYFTIESLEPLAEYVIALRATNAVGEGTPSYANVQTTARSVTESVAPLIPPVGLKAVVLSASTMMVYWTDSTLSKSQYVTDKRYYVVRYTSHHHSSNPRYKYYNSTDLNCMIVDLKPNTQYEFTVKLVKGKRESPWSMVELNTTQEAAPSSPPRDLTVQSVEDHATAVMLHWLPPKQPNAPITGYIISYTTDNTKWDRDWRVEAIIGDQSEIMIKTLQPSTTYYFKIKARNARGYGPFSSSVAFKTPQSTPTDGRLSSLMICIIVGLSVVVITGVAVIVVVMCCRRRPESPDHKKGYTKDSNQKTNIKPPDLWIHHDQMELKAPEKSSINGEACSSGVGSNTLPRSGNQDYNQENMHINSSSLDKRTYVPSYMGNNDEKCSTLTRQHNRGSHKPKLITLPVDTLSPHQPIATATPIVNSSISQPAIHNSCADVPSVRPNYPRTAAQYSLSRAHVTLEPTPESSPDSCSMPSTYEPLQTQIPYPPGNQHYGANSQYTSGVYGSSSQPNSTVGVIENVNAKRLQGHPLKSFSVPAPPPQSAPSTPAQQKHGVSQVTVRPTISGSPYKKPPITTTQITKNRLATVVNPTHTAEEVERLKPSYSTEELNQEMANLEGLMKDLNAITASEFEC, encoded by the exons ATGGAGTTGAGGGTAACGCTGATCTCGCTCGCTTTGTTGACGTTCGTCGGCCAAG cTATCGGGAGACACGGATTGCAGCTATTAGTCGAACCGCAGGATGTGGTCGTAGAACAGGGAGCCGAAGCTCGATTGGATTGCGTGCCGAATCAATCACTCGGCACCCCGACCATACAATGGAGGACAGATGACGGGCAGCCTATCTCTTTTATAGGGGATAGTTACAG ATCGCAGCTGGAAAATGGATCTTTGTATATAAGCAGCGTTTACGCGGGAAATCCTGAACTCACAGGAGGCTATCAGTGTCTCGCTTCCATAGATGAAGTCGGTGCCATTGTATCGCGGATAGCTACTATTAGACTTGCCA GTTTGCCAGGGTTCGAGAGAGAGCCACAAGACACTATGGTTTATCCGGGCCAAGTGGCTTACCTAAGTTGCGTTCTCCCGTTATCGGCGAGTCCTTTAAAGATACAATGGCTCAAGGATGAGCATCCATTTTCGTTGGACGAAAGCCGAATGACCATTTTACCGTCAG GTGCTTTAGAAATAGATCACGCACAACCGCAAGATGTCGGATCGTACAGGTGTAATGCGAGTGGAATTGGGCAGCATAGACTTAGTAACAAAGCACAGCTAAATTTATTGACCTCTGACATTG ATCAGGGACTTACAGCTCCTGTATTTGTTGCAAAACCTTCGGAGCATGTTGCTATCGAAGGGACGACTATTACTTTGGAATGTGCAGCTAATGGCAACCCAAAACCAACAATTCTTTGGCTCAAAGATGGGATCGCAGTTGATTTGGCACCGCTCGATTCAAG GTATCGAAAAGTAGCTGCTTCCAGTCTCATGATTACCGATATCAAAGAGATAGATCACGGATCGTATCAGTGCAGAGCAGAAAATGTAGTCGATGCCCTGGACGCGGTTGCCGACGTCACGGTGCAAG TTCCACCCAGATTTATCAAAAAACCTGAGGACCGAATTGCAAACGAAGATCAGGATCTGGAATTGGAGTGTGAAATATATGGAAAGCCAGAACCCAAAGTAACGTGgttaaaaaatggtgaaaaaattacgccGAGCGCTTATTGGCAACTTGTTAATGG TTACAATCTGCGTATCAATGGACTACTGCAACTCGATGCTGGTATTTTTCAATGCATCGGTGTAAATCCTGCGGGTAGCGTTCAGGCTTCGGCAAGACTGTTCATAAATCAGCCGA GAAAAGTTGAAAAGCGTAAACCGTCAAATCCTAAACACCCACCGAAGAAAAACCTCCATCGACAGTTGTACAACAACACGTGGCAGCACCCAGACACGTTACTGGGCGAAACCTTATCAGCTTATACCCCAAATTCTGAAATATCCATAAGTCCTTCGGACGATCCCGCCGACATATTGGGCATTATTAGCAATCCTAAATTCCCGCTGATTCCTGAACCCAATTTTATAGATGAAACCGATACCCTGGATTTGATCGAAGGCAGCGCACCGTCGGCTCCAAGAGATCTAAACGctgttttaatttcaacgaGATTTGTTACTCTCAGGTGGCGTGAGCCTGAGAATATCAATGGAGATATACAGACATATCATGTTTATTATAAACAGGAAGGATCACCAAG GGAACGCGTTGTAAACACGTCGCAAAACAGATTGGAAGGTGTGATACAAGGTTTACAACCAAGCACAAAGTACCAGTTTCGTGTAGTTGCGCGTAACGAACGTGGCGTCGGCGCGTCTAGTTCCATACTGCATGTAACAACTCAATCAGAG GCCGACGTTCCTGGACCTCCTTTGAATTTGCTAGGTCAAGCGATTAGCAGCAACAGCATTGACCTTACTTGGGAAGAACCATACGTAACAAATGGACGCGTCATTAAATACCTCATTACGTATATAGAG ggCGAAAGCGAAGGAAAAACTAACGAGACCGTTGAAACGAGGTACAGGCTTCTGAATCTTACGCCATTCACTGAATACAATTTTTGGGTTCAGGCTGTCAATGAAAACGGACCCGGAGCTTCGACCAATGAAATAACAGTCCGAACTCTCAGTGCACCGCCAACGCAATCTCCATACAACGTTACTTTAGAGGCAGCAAATTCTACC AGTATAATAATACGCTGGGAACCGCCGTTAGAAGGAAAAAATGGCGTTATAACCGGCTACCAGATTCGATATCGTCAGAAGGGCAGAAAGCATTGGACACCTACAACGACGCAGGGGAATCAGAAAATGTATCAATTAAACGGACTGGAGAAGCACGTTATTTACCAACTCAAAATATGCGCATTGAATGTCAACGGAACGGGACCATGGAGCGATGTAATGGACATCGAACCGTACGAAAGAGATTTGGACGAAAGTAAAGTTCCAAACTCTCCGACTAATTTGAAAA CTAAGCCAATGTCAGATTCGATATTCGTTTCATGGAGCCCGCCAAAGGACCAGAACATCAAGGTCCGAGGTTACACTTTGGGCTGGGGAAAAGGATTTCCGGATAACTATACAAAGAAATTAGACAGTAAACAACGCTACTTTACGATCGAATCGTTGG AACCGTTAGCCGAGTACGTCATTGCCCTTCGAGCCACTAATGCAGTTGGAGAGGGAACCCCATCTTACGCCAATGTTCAAACGACCGCGCGTTCAGTTACCGAATCTGTGGCACCTTTGATTCCACCTGTTGGACTTAAGGCCGTCGTTCTTTCCGCCAGTACGATGATGGTTTATTGGACAGATAGCACGCTGTCAAAGAGCCAG TATGTGACTGACAAGAGGTACTATGTGGTACGTTATACCTCTCATCATCACAGCAGCAATCCAAGATACAAATATTACAACTCTACTGATCTGAACTGCATGATCGTTGATCTAAAACCGAACACACAGTATGAATTTACCGTTAAATTGGTCAAG GGAAAAAGAGAATCTCCTTGGAGTATGGTGGAGTTGAATACAACTCAGGAAGCAGCGCCCAGTTCACCACCTCGAGATCTCACTGTTCAAAGCGTCGAAGATCATGCGACAGCAGTGATGCTTCATTGGCTGCCACCAAAACAACCTAATGCACCGATTACTg GATACATTATCTCGTATACAACGGACAACACGAAATGGGACAGGGATTGGAGGGTCGAGGCGATAATCGGCGATCAGAGTGAGATCATGATAAAAACTCTTCAGCCTAGTACGacttattatttcaaaattaaagcGAGAAACGCCAGAGGATACGGCCCGTTTTCGTCCTCTGTAGCTTTCAAAACACCTCAGA GTACTCCAACAGATGGACGGCTTTCGAGCTTGATGATATGCATAATAGTCGGCCTATCCGTTGTTGTCATAACCGGTGTCGCTGTAATCGTTGTCGTCATGTGTTGTCGTCGACGTCCCGAGTCCCCGGATCATAAAAAAGG GTACACGAAAGATTCTAATCAGAAAACTAACATTAAGCCACCTGATCTGTGGATTCATCACGATCAAATGGAGCTCAAGGCTCCTGAGAAGTCTTCTATCAACGGCGAAGCTTGCTCAAGTGGAGTGGGCAGCAATACTCTTCCCAGATCTGGTAATCAGGATTACAATCAAGAAAATATGCACATCAATTCAAGCTCCTTGGATAAGCGTACTTATGTGCCTAGTTACATGG GTAACAACGACGAAAAATGTTCTACCCTAACAAGACAACACAACCGAGGAAGTCATAAACCCAAACTCATTACCCTTCCTGTCGACACTCTTTCTCCGCATCAGC CCATCGCCACAGCTACTCCCATTGTAAACAGTAGCATATCACAACCAGCAATTCATAACTCATGCGCAGACGTACCTTCCGTGAGGCCTAATTATCCTCGCACCGCTGCGCAGTATAGCTTGAGCAGAGCACACGTTACTCTGGAACCGACACCAGAGTCCAGCCCTGACTCTTGCAGCATGCCGAGTACTTACGAACCTCTGCAAACTCAG ATTCCCTATCCCCCGGGGAACCAGCATTATGGAGCAAACAGCCAGTACACGTCTGGCGTATATGGCTCTAGTAGCCAGCCTAACAGTACCGTTGGTGTTATAGAAAATGTAAATGCGAAGCGACTTCAGGGTCATCCATTGAAAAGTTTCAGCGTACCAGCTCCGCCACCTCAGTCTGCGCCTTCGACCCCTGCTCAACAAAAGCACGGAG TTTCGCAAGTCACTGTGAGGCCGACGATATCCGGTAGCCCATACAAAAAACCACCGATCACAACGACACAGATAACAAAAAACAGGTTAGCCACGGTTGTGAATCCGACGCATACGGCTGAAGAGGTCGAACGATTGAAG CCGTCATACAGCACGGAGGAATTGAATCAAGAAATGGCGAATTTAGAGGGACTGATGAAAGATCTGAATGCCATAACAGCGTCAGAATTTGAGTGCTGA
- the LOC124180311 gene encoding neogenin isoform X6 has protein sequence MELRVTLISLALLTFVGQAIGRHGLQLLVEPQDVVVEQGAEARLDCVPNQSLGTPTIQWRTDDGQPISFIGDSYRSQLENGSLYISSVYAGNPELTGGYQCLASIDEVGAIVSRIATIRLASLPGFEREPQDTMVYPGQVAYLSCVLPLSASPLKIQWLKDEHPFSLDESRMTILPSGALEIDHAQPQDVGSYRCNASGIGQHRLSNKAQLNLLTSDIDQGLTAPVFVAKPSEHVAIEGTTITLECAANGNPKPTILWLKDGIAVDLAPLDSRYRKVAASSLMITDIKEIDHGSYQCRAENVVDALDAVADVTVQVPPRFIKKPEDRIANEDQDLELECEIYGKPEPKVTWLKNGEKITPSAYWQLVNGYNLRINGLLQLDAGIFQCIGVNPAGSVQASARLFINQPNETDTLDLIEGSAPSAPRDLNAVLISTRFVTLRWREPENINGDIQTYHVYYKQEGSPRERVVNTSQNRLEGVIQGLQPSTKYQFRVVARNERGVGASSSILHVTTQSEADVPGPPLNLLGQAISSNSIDLTWEEPYVTNGRVIKYLITYIEGESEGKTNETVETRYRLLNLTPFTEYNFWVQAVNENGPGASTNEITVRTLSAPPTQSPYNVTLEAANSTSIIIRWEPPLEGKNGVITGYQIRYRQKGRKHWTPTTTQGNQKMYQLNGLEKHVIYQLKICALNVNGTGPWSDVMDIEPYERDLDESKVPNSPTNLKTKPMSDSIFVSWSPPKDQNIKVRGYTLGWGKGFPDNYTKKLDSKQRYFTIESLEPLAEYVIALRATNAVGEGTPSYANVQTTARSVTESVAPLIPPVGLKAVVLSASTMMVYWTDSTLSKSQYVTDKRYYVVRYTSHHHSSNPRYKYYNSTDLNCMIVDLKPNTQYEFTVKLVKGKRESPWSMVELNTTQEAAPSSPPRDLTVQSVEDHATAVMLHWLPPKQPNAPITGYIISYTTDNTKWDRDWRVEAIIGDQSEIMIKTLQPSTTYYFKIKARNARGYGPFSSSVAFKTPQSTPTDGRLSSLMICIIVGLSVVVITGVAVIVVVMCCRRRPESPDHKKGYTKDSNQKTNIKPPDLWIHHDQMELKAPEKSSINGEACSSGVGSNTLPRSGNQDYNQENMHINSSSLDKRTYVPSYMGNNDEKCSTLTRQHNRGSHKPKLITLPVDTLSPHQPIATATPIVNSSISQPAIHNSCADVPSVRPNYPRTAAQYSLSRAHVTLEPTPESSPDSCSMPSTYEPLQTQIPYPPGNQHYGANSQYTSGVYGSSSQPNSTVGVIENVNAKRLQGHPLKSFSVPAPPPQSAPSTPAQQKHGVSQVTVRPTISGSPYKKPPITTTQITKNRLATVVNPTHTAEEVERLKPSYSTEELNQEMANLEGLMKDLNAITASEFEC, from the exons ATGGAGTTGAGGGTAACGCTGATCTCGCTCGCTTTGTTGACGTTCGTCGGCCAAG cTATCGGGAGACACGGATTGCAGCTATTAGTCGAACCGCAGGATGTGGTCGTAGAACAGGGAGCCGAAGCTCGATTGGATTGCGTGCCGAATCAATCACTCGGCACCCCGACCATACAATGGAGGACAGATGACGGGCAGCCTATCTCTTTTATAGGGGATAGTTACAG ATCGCAGCTGGAAAATGGATCTTTGTATATAAGCAGCGTTTACGCGGGAAATCCTGAACTCACAGGAGGCTATCAGTGTCTCGCTTCCATAGATGAAGTCGGTGCCATTGTATCGCGGATAGCTACTATTAGACTTGCCA GTTTGCCAGGGTTCGAGAGAGAGCCACAAGACACTATGGTTTATCCGGGCCAAGTGGCTTACCTAAGTTGCGTTCTCCCGTTATCGGCGAGTCCTTTAAAGATACAATGGCTCAAGGATGAGCATCCATTTTCGTTGGACGAAAGCCGAATGACCATTTTACCGTCAG GTGCTTTAGAAATAGATCACGCACAACCGCAAGATGTCGGATCGTACAGGTGTAATGCGAGTGGAATTGGGCAGCATAGACTTAGTAACAAAGCACAGCTAAATTTATTGACCTCTGACATTG ATCAGGGACTTACAGCTCCTGTATTTGTTGCAAAACCTTCGGAGCATGTTGCTATCGAAGGGACGACTATTACTTTGGAATGTGCAGCTAATGGCAACCCAAAACCAACAATTCTTTGGCTCAAAGATGGGATCGCAGTTGATTTGGCACCGCTCGATTCAAG GTATCGAAAAGTAGCTGCTTCCAGTCTCATGATTACCGATATCAAAGAGATAGATCACGGATCGTATCAGTGCAGAGCAGAAAATGTAGTCGATGCCCTGGACGCGGTTGCCGACGTCACGGTGCAAG TTCCACCCAGATTTATCAAAAAACCTGAGGACCGAATTGCAAACGAAGATCAGGATCTGGAATTGGAGTGTGAAATATATGGAAAGCCAGAACCCAAAGTAACGTGgttaaaaaatggtgaaaaaattacgccGAGCGCTTATTGGCAACTTGTTAATGG TTACAATCTGCGTATCAATGGACTACTGCAACTCGATGCTGGTATTTTTCAATGCATCGGTGTAAATCCTGCGGGTAGCGTTCAGGCTTCGGCAAGACTGTTCATAAATCAGCCGA ATGAAACCGATACCCTGGATTTGATCGAAGGCAGCGCACCGTCGGCTCCAAGAGATCTAAACGctgttttaatttcaacgaGATTTGTTACTCTCAGGTGGCGTGAGCCTGAGAATATCAATGGAGATATACAGACATATCATGTTTATTATAAACAGGAAGGATCACCAAG GGAACGCGTTGTAAACACGTCGCAAAACAGATTGGAAGGTGTGATACAAGGTTTACAACCAAGCACAAAGTACCAGTTTCGTGTAGTTGCGCGTAACGAACGTGGCGTCGGCGCGTCTAGTTCCATACTGCATGTAACAACTCAATCAGAG GCCGACGTTCCTGGACCTCCTTTGAATTTGCTAGGTCAAGCGATTAGCAGCAACAGCATTGACCTTACTTGGGAAGAACCATACGTAACAAATGGACGCGTCATTAAATACCTCATTACGTATATAGAG ggCGAAAGCGAAGGAAAAACTAACGAGACCGTTGAAACGAGGTACAGGCTTCTGAATCTTACGCCATTCACTGAATACAATTTTTGGGTTCAGGCTGTCAATGAAAACGGACCCGGAGCTTCGACCAATGAAATAACAGTCCGAACTCTCAGTGCACCGCCAACGCAATCTCCATACAACGTTACTTTAGAGGCAGCAAATTCTACC AGTATAATAATACGCTGGGAACCGCCGTTAGAAGGAAAAAATGGCGTTATAACCGGCTACCAGATTCGATATCGTCAGAAGGGCAGAAAGCATTGGACACCTACAACGACGCAGGGGAATCAGAAAATGTATCAATTAAACGGACTGGAGAAGCACGTTATTTACCAACTCAAAATATGCGCATTGAATGTCAACGGAACGGGACCATGGAGCGATGTAATGGACATCGAACCGTACGAAAGAGATTTGGACGAAAGTAAAGTTCCAAACTCTCCGACTAATTTGAAAA CTAAGCCAATGTCAGATTCGATATTCGTTTCATGGAGCCCGCCAAAGGACCAGAACATCAAGGTCCGAGGTTACACTTTGGGCTGGGGAAAAGGATTTCCGGATAACTATACAAAGAAATTAGACAGTAAACAACGCTACTTTACGATCGAATCGTTGG AACCGTTAGCCGAGTACGTCATTGCCCTTCGAGCCACTAATGCAGTTGGAGAGGGAACCCCATCTTACGCCAATGTTCAAACGACCGCGCGTTCAGTTACCGAATCTGTGGCACCTTTGATTCCACCTGTTGGACTTAAGGCCGTCGTTCTTTCCGCCAGTACGATGATGGTTTATTGGACAGATAGCACGCTGTCAAAGAGCCAG TATGTGACTGACAAGAGGTACTATGTGGTACGTTATACCTCTCATCATCACAGCAGCAATCCAAGATACAAATATTACAACTCTACTGATCTGAACTGCATGATCGTTGATCTAAAACCGAACACACAGTATGAATTTACCGTTAAATTGGTCAAG GGAAAAAGAGAATCTCCTTGGAGTATGGTGGAGTTGAATACAACTCAGGAAGCAGCGCCCAGTTCACCACCTCGAGATCTCACTGTTCAAAGCGTCGAAGATCATGCGACAGCAGTGATGCTTCATTGGCTGCCACCAAAACAACCTAATGCACCGATTACTg GATACATTATCTCGTATACAACGGACAACACGAAATGGGACAGGGATTGGAGGGTCGAGGCGATAATCGGCGATCAGAGTGAGATCATGATAAAAACTCTTCAGCCTAGTACGacttattatttcaaaattaaagcGAGAAACGCCAGAGGATACGGCCCGTTTTCGTCCTCTGTAGCTTTCAAAACACCTCAGA GTACTCCAACAGATGGACGGCTTTCGAGCTTGATGATATGCATAATAGTCGGCCTATCCGTTGTTGTCATAACCGGTGTCGCTGTAATCGTTGTCGTCATGTGTTGTCGTCGACGTCCCGAGTCCCCGGATCATAAAAAAGG GTACACGAAAGATTCTAATCAGAAAACTAACATTAAGCCACCTGATCTGTGGATTCATCACGATCAAATGGAGCTCAAGGCTCCTGAGAAGTCTTCTATCAACGGCGAAGCTTGCTCAAGTGGAGTGGGCAGCAATACTCTTCCCAGATCTGGTAATCAGGATTACAATCAAGAAAATATGCACATCAATTCAAGCTCCTTGGATAAGCGTACTTATGTGCCTAGTTACATGG GTAACAACGACGAAAAATGTTCTACCCTAACAAGACAACACAACCGAGGAAGTCATAAACCCAAACTCATTACCCTTCCTGTCGACACTCTTTCTCCGCATCAGC CCATCGCCACAGCTACTCCCATTGTAAACAGTAGCATATCACAACCAGCAATTCATAACTCATGCGCAGACGTACCTTCCGTGAGGCCTAATTATCCTCGCACCGCTGCGCAGTATAGCTTGAGCAGAGCACACGTTACTCTGGAACCGACACCAGAGTCCAGCCCTGACTCTTGCAGCATGCCGAGTACTTACGAACCTCTGCAAACTCAG ATTCCCTATCCCCCGGGGAACCAGCATTATGGAGCAAACAGCCAGTACACGTCTGGCGTATATGGCTCTAGTAGCCAGCCTAACAGTACCGTTGGTGTTATAGAAAATGTAAATGCGAAGCGACTTCAGGGTCATCCATTGAAAAGTTTCAGCGTACCAGCTCCGCCACCTCAGTCTGCGCCTTCGACCCCTGCTCAACAAAAGCACGGAG TTTCGCAAGTCACTGTGAGGCCGACGATATCCGGTAGCCCATACAAAAAACCACCGATCACAACGACACAGATAACAAAAAACAGGTTAGCCACGGTTGTGAATCCGACGCATACGGCTGAAGAGGTCGAACGATTGAAG CCGTCATACAGCACGGAGGAATTGAATCAAGAAATGGCGAATTTAGAGGGACTGATGAAAGATCTGAATGCCATAACAGCGTCAGAATTTGAGTGCTGA